A single genomic interval of Romboutsia ilealis harbors:
- the cas3 gene encoding CRISPR-associated helicase Cas3' yields the protein MIYAKSSPVETLREHTDALIEQLKLLQKYYGKNINNLDYINKDEFWKLLDIVVEFHDVGKAFSPFQKLIRSNMDIEIDEPKVITDLENNVNHNYISPAFIKYKDLGIKDRELRKVLNQAIVYHHERDKFIDEDFKNLVQKVLDEDLINKIDEIKNDFNIRYSIKEKKLSSSYLDTVEKRIDSKHPYYKLYIMLKGLLHKLDHSASGHELIEVDCDKHIGKYTEEFILNQYDGLRDVQQFAKENTDKNIMLIASTGMGKTETALIWINEDKAFFTLPLRVSINALFDRVGEIKNNNGDVYEYAGLLHSTSIDYLEENNYEDSKQITDLSKLMSKKLTFSTIDQIFKFPFMYKGYEKTYATLSYSKVVIDEIQAYSPEIAAVLIKGLEMIHKIGGKFMIMTATMPTIYIDEMKERGLYDENLATAIFNTDKIRHNIVVKDESINENLEEITKLGSNKKVLIIVNTVKSAIEKYEQIEKIIDGNNLDIDLNLLHSMYIQEDRSKLEKAIKNFAKSEKNGIWITTQLVEASLDIDFDILHTEISTLDSLFQRFGRCNRAGKKEIDNPNVYIYTKEAQGIGTIYDEEIVNKGIELLKEYTNGKESLKIKEDDKVKMVEVLYSKENLKNTEFFKKFRKALDILDTMPPYNVSSNDAQKILRNIDTYTVIPREIYNKIDDTLIQEYKDIGEELSIAYKNKDKVLIAKLKDKRRNIRQSITKKTVSVSSYKVRDKRLITDIEVKGLEDLKILEYQYNMDSETLKGKGVLIGEELSQFI from the coding sequence ATGATATACGCAAAATCTAGCCCAGTAGAAACTTTGAGAGAACATACAGACGCTCTTATTGAACAACTTAAATTATTACAAAAATACTATGGAAAAAATATAAATAACTTAGACTATATAAATAAAGATGAGTTTTGGAAACTATTAGATATAGTAGTAGAGTTTCATGATGTAGGTAAGGCATTTTCACCTTTTCAGAAGTTAATAAGATCAAATATGGATATAGAAATAGATGAGCCAAAAGTTATAACTGATTTAGAGAATAATGTAAACCATAATTATATTTCTCCTGCTTTTATAAAATATAAAGATTTAGGAATAAAGGATAGAGAACTAAGAAAAGTATTAAATCAAGCCATAGTATATCATCATGAAAGAGATAAATTTATAGATGAAGATTTTAAGAATTTAGTACAAAAAGTATTGGATGAAGATTTAATAAATAAGATTGATGAAATTAAAAATGATTTTAATATTAGATATAGTATTAAAGAAAAAAAGCTAAGTAGTTCTTACTTAGATACAGTAGAAAAAAGAATAGACAGTAAACATCCATACTATAAGTTATACATAATGTTAAAAGGACTACTTCATAAATTAGACCATAGTGCATCAGGTCATGAATTAATAGAAGTAGATTGTGATAAACATATTGGAAAATACACAGAAGAATTTATATTAAATCAATATGATGGATTGAGAGATGTTCAGCAATTTGCAAAAGAAAATACTGATAAAAATATTATGCTAATAGCATCTACTGGTATGGGAAAAACTGAAACAGCACTTATTTGGATAAATGAAGATAAAGCCTTTTTCACATTACCACTTAGAGTAAGTATAAATGCTTTATTTGATAGAGTAGGTGAAATAAAAAATAATAATGGGGATGTATATGAATATGCAGGATTGTTGCACTCAACAAGTATAGATTATTTAGAAGAAAATAACTATGAGGATTCAAAACAAATAACTGATTTATCTAAACTTATGTCTAAAAAGCTTACTTTCTCTACAATAGACCAAATATTTAAATTCCCATTTATGTATAAAGGCTATGAAAAAACATATGCAACATTATCATATTCAAAAGTAGTAATAGATGAAATACAAGCCTATTCACCAGAAATAGCAGCAGTACTTATAAAAGGTCTTGAAATGATTCATAAAATAGGTGGAAAATTTATGATTATGACAGCTACTATGCCAACTATATACATAGATGAAATGAAGGAAAGAGGATTATATGATGAAAATTTAGCAACTGCTATATTTAACACAGATAAAATAAGGCATAACATAGTAGTAAAAGATGAATCTATAAATGAAAATCTAGAAGAAATAACTAAGTTAGGATCTAATAAAAAGGTACTTATAATAGTAAACACAGTTAAAAGTGCAATTGAGAAATATGAACAAATAGAAAAAATAATAGATGGCAATAACTTAGATATAGATTTGAATTTGCTACACTCAATGTATATACAAGAAGACAGAAGTAAACTTGAAAAAGCAATAAAGAACTTTGCTAAAAGTGAGAAAAATGGAATTTGGATTACAACTCAATTAGTAGAAGCATCTTTAGATATAGACTTTGATATATTACATACTGAAATATCAACATTAGATAGTTTATTCCAAAGATTTGGTAGATGTAATAGAGCTGGTAAAAAAGAAATTGATAATCCTAATGTGTATATATACACAAAGGAAGCTCAAGGAATAGGAACTATATATGATGAAGAGATAGTTAATAAAGGTATAGAGTTATTAAAAGAATACACAAATGGAAAAGAATCACTAAAAATAAAAGAAGATGATAAAGTAAAAATGGTAGAAGTACTATACTCTAAAGAAAACTTAAAAAATACAGAGTTTTTTAAAAAATTTAGAAAAGCTTTAGATATATTGGATACTATGCCGCCGTATAATGTAAGCTCAAATGATGCTCAAAAAATACTAAGGAATATTGATACATATACAGTTATACCTAGAGAAATATACAATAAAATAGATGATACATTAATACAAGAATACAAAGATATAGGCGAAGAATTAAGTATAGCATATAAGAATAAAGATAAAGTATTGATAGCTAAATTAAAGGATAAAAGAAGAAACATAAGACAATCAATAACTAAAAAGACTGTAAGTGTATCATCATATAAAGTAAGAGATAAAAGGCTTATTACAGATATAGAAGTTAAAGGATTAGAAGATTTAAAAATATTAGAATATCAATATAATATGGATAGTGAAACACTAAAAGGTAAAGGTGTTCTTATAGGAGAAGAACTATCTCAATTTATATAG
- the cas2 gene encoding CRISPR-associated endonuclease Cas2 encodes MFVIVTYDIVEGKPLNRTRKILKKYLTWTQNSVFEGEITDSKLHKCMSEIESIIDKKMDSIYVYEIKNPKNIEKKLYGVHKSFDEMFL; translated from the coding sequence ATGTTTGTTATAGTAACTTATGATATTGTAGAAGGAAAGCCACTTAATAGGACAAGAAAGATACTAAAAAAATACTTAACTTGGACTCAAAATTCTGTATTTGAAGGTGAGATAACAGATAGTAAATTACATAAGTGTATGAGTGAGATAGAAAGTATTATAGACAAAAAAATGGATTCTATATATGTTTATGAGATTAAGAATCCTAAAAATATTGAGAAGAAGTTATATGGTGTGCATAAGAGTTTTGATGAGATGTTTTTATAG
- the cas5b gene encoding type I-B CRISPR-associated protein Cas5b codes for MKVLKLKLFQETACYKKPFAMKITETYPLPPYSTVSGLIHKVLGATEYIPLKISIQGNYESIFNNYQTTYFYKKDTITSMPMNSHMLLNVNLIIHIGAEEEILQQIYECLLNSNEYLSLGRKEDLLRIDDIYFTELEEFDVNEDNEEDDYEENELIEFKIKRPIYIPKEKLQDNDISGISYRLNNHYTNNASKEKKRIWNKVDTYYVECGKNIKYGKILLDSDSKERDLVYFNI; via the coding sequence ATGAAAGTCTTAAAGTTAAAGCTATTTCAAGAAACAGCATGTTATAAAAAACCTTTTGCAATGAAGATAACTGAAACATACCCACTTCCACCTTATTCAACGGTGAGTGGGTTGATACATAAGGTGTTAGGAGCAACAGAATATATACCACTTAAAATAAGTATACAAGGTAATTATGAAAGTATATTTAATAATTACCAAACTACTTATTTTTATAAAAAAGATACTATAACATCTATGCCTATGAATAGTCATATGTTACTGAATGTAAATTTAATAATTCATATAGGAGCAGAAGAAGAAATATTACAACAAATATATGAATGTTTACTTAATAGTAATGAATACTTATCTCTTGGTAGAAAAGAAGATTTACTTAGAATAGATGATATATATTTTACAGAGTTAGAAGAATTTGACGTAAATGAAGATAATGAAGAAGATGATTACGAAGAAAATGAACTAATAGAGTTTAAAATAAAAAGACCAATTTATATACCTAAAGAGAAACTACAAGATAATGATATATCAGGAATTAGTTATAGATTAAACAACCACTATACTAATAATGCATCTAAAGAGAAAAAAAGGATATGGAATAAAGTAGATACTTACTATGTTGAATGTGGTAAAAATATAAAATATGGAAAAATATTATTAGACTCAGATTCAAAAGAAAGAGATTTAGTTTACTTTAATATATAA
- the cas1b gene encoding type I-B CRISPR-associated endonuclease Cas1b → MKDYYIISNGSIKRKDNTIYYYDLEGDKKALPIEQVDDIHIYGEVDLNTKLINYISRYGVMLHFYNYYGYYSGTYYPRKKNVSGFSLVCQSACYLDEDERIYLAKSFVQSAAHHILRNMRYYKVDESLIDTIKREVDNLNEAIDIPDLMGREGRIRKTYYKSFNQILKNGFEFEKREKRPPKDPVNALMSFGNSIMYSNVLSEIYKTQLDPTISFLHEPSTKRFSLSLDMAEIFKPLIIDPVIFSLINNKRINKKDFIYEDDICYLSESGKKKFLQDFEKKMQTTIKHRHLNRKVSYRTFIRLECYKLIKHFIKDEKYKVLKAWW, encoded by the coding sequence ATGAAAGACTATTACATAATAAGTAATGGAAGTATAAAAAGAAAAGATAATACAATTTATTACTATGATTTAGAAGGTGATAAAAAGGCACTACCAATAGAGCAAGTAGATGATATACATATATATGGAGAAGTTGACTTAAATACAAAGTTAATAAACTATATAAGTAGATATGGAGTAATGTTGCATTTCTATAATTATTATGGATATTATAGTGGTACTTATTATCCAAGAAAGAAAAATGTATCTGGATTTAGCTTAGTATGTCAATCAGCTTGTTATTTAGATGAAGATGAAAGAATATATTTGGCAAAGTCTTTTGTACAAAGTGCAGCTCATCATATACTTAGAAATATGAGGTACTATAAAGTTGATGAAAGTCTTATAGACACTATAAAAAGAGAAGTTGATAATTTAAATGAAGCAATAGATATACCAGATTTAATGGGAAGAGAAGGTAGGATTAGAAAGACTTATTATAAATCATTTAATCAAATATTAAAAAATGGATTTGAATTTGAAAAAAGAGAAAAAAGGCCACCAAAAGACCCAGTAAATGCACTTATGTCATTTGGTAATAGCATTATGTATTCTAATGTTTTAAGTGAAATATATAAAACACAATTAGATCCAACTATAAGTTTTTTACATGAGCCTTCAACAAAAAGATTTTCACTTAGTTTAGATATGGCTGAAATTTTTAAACCATTGATAATTGATCCCGTTATATTTAGCTTAATTAATAATAAGAGGATAAATAAAAAAGATTTTATATATGAAGATGATATATGTTATTTAAGTGAATCTGGAAAGAAGAAATTTTTACAAGATTTTGAAAAAAAGATGCAAACTACTATAAAGCATAGACATTTAAACAGAAAAGTATCATATAGGACTTTTATTAGACTTGAATGTTATAAACTTATTAAGCATTTCATAAAAGATGAAAAATATAAAGTATTAAAGGCATGGTGGTAA
- the cas4 gene encoding CRISPR-associated protein Cas4: MSIDIEDLKVQGVKINYYYICKRKLWLFSKGITMEQNSSRVESGKIVHENSYKRMKSKEVLVDDILKLDIIQGDYIREVKISSKMQEADEMQLYYYLYYLKKVFGIEKKGTINYVKEKKQDELILTSDIEEKIEKTLIDIKYICKQLYPPKLEKLPYCTKCAYYEFCFAKEEI, translated from the coding sequence ATGTCCATAGATATAGAGGATTTAAAGGTACAAGGTGTAAAAATAAACTATTATTATATATGTAAAAGAAAATTATGGCTATTTTCAAAAGGTATAACTATGGAACAAAATAGTTCTAGAGTAGAGTCAGGAAAAATAGTGCATGAGAATTCATATAAAAGAATGAAATCAAAAGAAGTACTAGTTGATGATATTTTGAAATTAGATATTATTCAAGGTGATTATATAAGAGAAGTTAAAATAAGCTCTAAAATGCAAGAAGCTGATGAAATGCAATTATATTATTATTTGTATTACTTAAAAAAAGTTTTTGGAATAGAGAAAAAAGGAACAATAAACTATGTAAAAGAAAAGAAACAGGATGAATTAATACTAACATCAGATATAGAAGAAAAGATAGAAAAAACTTTAATAGATATAAAGTATATATGTAAACAACTATATCCTCCAAAGTTAGAAAAATTGCCATATTGCACTAAGTGTGCATACTATGAATTTTGTTTTGCTAAGGAGGAAATATAA
- the cas7i gene encoding type I-B CRISPR-associated protein Cas7/Cst2/DevR, whose amino-acid sequence MKKGLTFTVIVQAQSLNYGEGIGNIAELKKLTRADGNVYTFASRQCLRYDIVRLASELFNWNLQVVDKSKGTIQFKDDMTIKDSQEMDLFGYMKTSKKDDKDKGGSSTREAVVRLSNAISLEAYRSDMDFLNNKGLADRIGEHPNLANVEQHLSYYTYTVTIDLSKVGIDGDIELSNEDKCNRVTQLLEIIKILNRNIRGRQENLSPLFAVGGMYDIANPFFLGRVKVEGDKNGYKVSSDTIKEVVNSTFLGKELKQSTYIGMVEGSFTNKDEFKDILGENLLTVDKFFGQLAKGVKEYYGVN is encoded by the coding sequence ATGAAAAAGGGATTAACTTTCACAGTAATAGTACAAGCTCAAAGTTTAAATTATGGAGAAGGAATAGGCAACATTGCAGAACTTAAAAAATTAACTAGAGCAGATGGTAATGTATATACTTTTGCATCACGCCAATGTTTAAGATATGACATAGTAAGACTTGCATCAGAGTTATTTAACTGGAACTTACAAGTTGTAGATAAATCAAAAGGAACAATACAATTTAAAGATGATATGACTATAAAAGATTCACAAGAGATGGATTTATTCGGATATATGAAAACAAGTAAAAAAGATGACAAAGACAAAGGTGGATCATCAACTAGAGAAGCTGTTGTAAGATTAAGTAATGCAATATCATTAGAAGCATATAGAAGTGATATGGACTTTTTAAATAATAAGGGGTTAGCTGATAGAATAGGAGAACATCCAAACCTTGCAAATGTAGAACAACATTTAAGCTACTATACATATACAGTAACAATAGATTTATCAAAAGTAGGAATAGATGGAGATATAGAATTATCAAATGAAGATAAATGTAATAGAGTAACTCAATTATTAGAAATCATAAAAATACTAAATAGAAATATAAGAGGAAGACAAGAAAACTTATCACCATTATTTGCAGTAGGAGGAATGTATGATATAGCAAATCCATTCTTCTTAGGCAGAGTTAAAGTTGAAGGAGATAAAAATGGATATAAAGTAAGTTCTGATACTATAAAAGAAGTAGTAAATAGTACTTTCTTAGGAAAAGAATTAAAACAATCAACTTATATAGGAATGGTAGAAGGATCATTTACTAACAAAGATGAGTTTAAAGATATATTAGGAGAAAACTTATTAACAGTAGATAAATTCTTTGGTCAATTAGCTAAGGGAGTAAAAGAATACTACGGGGTGAACTAA
- the cas8a1 gene encoding type I-B CRISPR-associated protein Cas8b1/Cst1 produces the protein MKLRVYKNDWFFNMGIVGFLNILNKAEVKNQVAISEDYIEFESCLLQNFHHYYFDYFMDEYDVYTRVKNGIEYSIKYVKAHPDKIKDSAKKIKEILKKQNDKVKKIDEKNYEIIKEKLDLIGKLKKEDEVEELENISKECLDIFKLKHINDRLTVNLYKFIIGDNYFGQTSFFNVNKSKYDLDGLKNVMYNDYLISIVYFGELQSLLNEGCIETLEKYITEKLDYINKELESKRISKPSIKIIEKIMKDINSKFIKKKKNIEDIKMYLESLETCEMCGTYKGLINDYSESNFAPLGVSNDNAKNMFWNQDSTYSICDLCKLILFCTPAGATYIRKNYITDENNEFYSFVNIDTSIFDIYNTNINLKDLKDRENPFNDLVIDIVTENKDKSIWKLQNILFVEFKASIEAKKCKMNYFNMPTYLAKFFVNEDGKNSKLIQSIYNQKFKGNVVDILLKNRDLKHLINISLRERIKENLEDSKKIKISTSDCYKAIKVRALINSYKKGVYGMNDKKLKVVKYAGHEIHDYYVNNNAKNKINGVAYKLLNSIKVGNKKDFMDTVLRIFMSAEKSVPSVFIEIMAEKDLDFESIGHAFITGLISEKYEAKNDDNK, from the coding sequence GTGAAATTAAGGGTTTATAAAAATGATTGGTTTTTTAATATGGGTATAGTAGGTTTTTTAAACATATTAAATAAAGCCGAAGTAAAAAATCAAGTTGCTATAAGTGAAGATTATATTGAGTTTGAGAGTTGCTTACTTCAAAATTTTCACCACTATTATTTTGATTATTTTATGGATGAGTATGATGTATATACTCGTGTAAAAAACGGCATAGAGTATAGCATTAAATATGTTAAAGCTCATCCAGATAAAATTAAAGATAGTGCAAAAAAAATAAAAGAAATTTTGAAAAAGCAAAATGATAAAGTTAAAAAAATAGATGAAAAGAACTACGAAATAATAAAAGAAAAACTCGATTTAATAGGTAAATTAAAAAAGGAAGATGAAGTAGAAGAACTAGAAAATATATCAAAAGAGTGTTTAGATATTTTCAAATTAAAACACATAAATGATAGACTAACAGTTAACTTATATAAATTTATCATAGGTGATAATTATTTTGGACAAACAAGCTTTTTCAATGTAAATAAATCTAAATATGATTTAGATGGATTAAAAAATGTTATGTACAATGACTATCTAATATCAATAGTTTATTTTGGAGAACTACAAAGTTTATTAAATGAAGGTTGTATAGAAACTTTAGAAAAATATATAACTGAAAAACTAGACTACATAAATAAAGAATTAGAATCAAAAAGAATAAGTAAACCTAGTATAAAGATTATTGAAAAGATTATGAAAGATATAAACAGTAAGTTTATAAAGAAGAAAAAGAATATTGAAGATATAAAAATGTATTTAGAGAGTCTTGAAACTTGTGAAATGTGTGGTACTTATAAAGGTCTAATAAATGACTATTCAGAGAGTAACTTTGCACCTCTAGGTGTAAGTAATGATAATGCAAAAAATATGTTTTGGAACCAGGATTCAACATATTCTATTTGTGACTTATGTAAGCTTATACTATTTTGTACACCAGCAGGGGCTACATATATACGAAAAAACTATATTACAGATGAAAATAATGAATTTTACTCTTTTGTAAATATAGATACTTCTATATTTGATATATATAACACTAATATAAACTTAAAAGACTTAAAAGACAGAGAAAATCCTTTCAATGACTTAGTTATAGATATAGTAACTGAAAATAAAGATAAAAGTATCTGGAAGTTACAAAATATATTATTTGTAGAATTTAAGGCTAGTATAGAGGCTAAAAAGTGTAAAATGAATTATTTTAATATGCCTACTTATTTAGCTAAGTTCTTTGTAAATGAAGATGGGAAAAACTCTAAACTTATACAAAGTATATATAATCAAAAATTTAAAGGTAACGTAGTAGATATATTATTAAAAAATAGAGATTTAAAGCATTTAATAAATATATCATTAAGAGAAAGAATTAAAGAAAATTTAGAAGATAGTAAAAAAATAAAAATATCAACAAGTGATTGCTATAAAGCTATAAAAGTAAGAGCACTAATAAATAGTTATAAGAAAGGGGTATATGGAATGAATGATAAAAAGCTAAAAGTAGTTAAATATGCAGGTCACGAAATACACGATTACTATGTAAATAATAATGCTAAAAATAAGATAAATGGAGTAGCTTATAAACTATTAAATTCAATAAAGGTTGGAAATAAAAAAGACTTTATGGATACAGTTTTAAGAATATTTATGTCAGCAGAAAAAAGTGTACCATCAGTATTTATAGAAATAATGGCAGAAAAAGATTTAGATTTTGAATCAATAGGACATGCATTTATAACAGGACTAATATCTGAAAAATATGAAGCTAAAAATGATGATAATAAATAG